The following coding sequences are from one Humulus lupulus chromosome X, drHumLupu1.1, whole genome shotgun sequence window:
- the LOC133804978 gene encoding putative ubiquitin carboxyl-terminal hydrolase 11, giving the protein MHGELAIAFGELLRKLWSSGRTTIAPRVFKGKLARFAPQFSGYNQHDSQELLAFLLDGLHEDLNRVKRKSYIEAKDSDGRPDKEVAVECWKNHRARNDSLIVDVCQGQYKSTLVCPACGKISITFDPFMYLSLPLPSTATRQITVTMFYGDGSGLPMPYTVSLLKQGCCKDLSEQLSNACCLNADEILLLAEVYEHKIFRYLENPSELLAPIKEDNHIVAYRLSKNVVGRSRVEIIHRPHENARQTELRVVRESLSVPLLLLI; this is encoded by the exons ATGCAT GGTGAGCTTGCAATCGCCTTTGGTGAGCTGTTGAGGAAATTATGGTCCTCAGGGCGAACTACAATTGCACCACGTGTTTTCAAGGGAAAATTAGCTCGATTTGCTCCCCAGTTCAGTGGCTATAACCAGCATGATTCTCAA GAACTTCTTGCATTCTTGTTGGATGGACTGCATGAGGATTTAAATCGTGTTAAACGAAAATCTTACATAGAAGCAAAGGATTCAGATGGTCGCCCAGATAAGGAAGTTGCCGTTGAGTGTTGGAAAAATCACAGGGCCCGGAATGACTCATTGATAGTGGATGTTTGCCAG GGTCAATATAAGTCGACACTGGTTTGCCCAGCATGTGGAAAGATTTCAATCACTTTTGATCCCTTCATGTATTTGTCGTTGCCTCTACCTTCAACTGCAACTCGGCAAATAACCGTGACTATGTTTTACGGCGATGGAAGTGGTCTTCCTATGCCATACACTGTTAGTTTGCTAAAGCAAGGTTGCTGTAAAGATCTTAGTGAACAACTAAGTAATGCTTGTTGCTTGAATGCCGATGAGATTCTTCTGCTTGCAGAG GTTTATGAACATAAGATTTTTCGATATTTGGAAAACCCCTCAGAGCTATTGGCTCCAATTAAGGAGGATAACCATATTGTGGCTTATAGACTTTCTAAAAACGTCGTGGGAAGATCCAGAGTTGAAATAATTCATCGACCACATGAAAA TGCCCGTCAGACAGAGTTAAGGGTTGTCAGGGAAAGCTTATCGGTACCCCTTTTGTTACTTATTTAA
- the LOC133804029 gene encoding lysine--tRNA ligase, chloroplastic/mitochondrial-like has product MTWTTMWILQTLGCGYIDMISNPEVADVFRKRAKIVSELCKTVESFGFLEVETPVLQGAAGGAEARPFVTYHNSLGRDLYLRIATELHLKRMLVGGFEKVYEIGRIFRNEGISNRHNP; this is encoded by the exons ATGACTTGGACTACCATGTGGATACTACAGACTCTAGGCTGCGG GTACATTGATATGATTTCCAATCCTGAAGTAGCTGATGTATTTCGGAAGAGAGCAAAG ATTGTATCAGAGTTATGCAAGACAGTGGAATCTTTTGGATTTCTCGAAGTTGAAACTCCAGTTCTACAG GGAGCAGCTGGTGGAGCAGAAGCAAGACCATTTGTTACCTACCATAATTCGCTAGGAAGGGATCTTTATTTGAGGATAGCAACAGAGCTCCACTTGAAGAGGATGCTG GTTGGAGGATTTGAAAAAGTTTATGAGATTGGTCGAATATTCAGAAATGAAGGGATTTCAAATCGTCACAATCCATAG